Part of the Microbacterium immunditiarum genome is shown below.
TGGCAGTAGATCTCGGCCGGCAGGGGATCAGGCACCGCTCCGCCCGCCGCGCGCGCGTACGCGTCGTCGAGCTGGGTCATGGTCTCGTTGATGTGGAATGTCCCCGCGAACGCCGCCGCGGGATCGACGTTCGTGTCGCGCAGCCGCGGAAGCCGCTCGAGCAGCATGTTGACCTTGATCTGTGCGCCCTCGGGGGCGGTGTCCGGCGATGCCCCATCCGCGAGCAGCCGCTCCAGCACAGCCGGCCCCACGCCGCTCAGCACGATGCTCCCGTGCACGCGCGTGCCGTCGGCGAGCGTTACGACGCCGTCCGGGTCGATCGAGGCGACCTCCGCGTTCGTGCGGAGTGTCGCCCCCGCTTCGCGCGCGGCCCGCTCGAGCTCGCCGGTCACGCGACCCATGCCGCCGACCGGCACGTCCCAGTCGCCGGTTCCGCCGCCGATGACGTGGTACACGAAGCAGCGGTTCTGCGCGAGGGTCTCGTCGTCCGACGACGCGAACGTGCCGATGAGCCCGTCCGTGAGCGCGATGCCGCGCGCGATGTCGCTGTCGAGCGACGCGCGCAGCACGCGGCCGAGGGGCTTCTCGAAGACGTCCTCCCACAGCCCGTCGTCGCCGAGCTCGCGGCGAACCTCCGAGCGGTGCCGCAGGGGCTCGGTCATCGCGGGGAAGAGCACCTTCGCGACCGGGCCGATGCGGTCGTAGAAGCCGGCGAAGCGCGCCGCTTCGGCGGTGTCGCCCAGCACTCGGGCGAACGAGGCGGCGGTGGCCGCGGCATCCGCTGTGTCGACGAGGATGCCGCGCGAGGGGTCTGCCGGATCGGGCGTGTACGACGAGTACCGGCGACGGCGCAGCTGGATGCGCAGGCCGAGGCCATCGATGATGCGGCGGGGGAGGAGGCTCACGAGGTACGAGTAGCGCGACAGGCGCGCGTCGACGCCCGCCCACGGCCGCTCCGACACCGCGGCGCCGCCGACGTGGTCGAGCCGCTCCAGCACGATCACCGACCGCCCGGCGCGGGCGAGGTAGGCGGCGGCGACGAGGGCGTTGTGCCCTCCTCCGACGATGACGACATCGTGCGAACGGGCGGAGTCTTCGGCGACCATCCCTCCAACGTAAGCGACGCCGACGCCCCGCGCCGACGCGGCCGATACTGTAGAGGCATGGTCGACGCGCGGGAACTCGAGAGCATCGCACGAGAGGTCGCCCGCGAGGCCGGCGAGCTCGCCCACCGGCTGCGCTCCGCGGGGGTCGCGATCGCCGCGACGAAGTCCGCGCTCGCCGACATCGTGACCGAGGCCGATCGCGAGGTCGAGGAGCTCATCCGCGAGCGGCTCGCCGCCGCGCGCCCGGGCGACGGGTTCCTCGGCGAGGAGTCCGGTGCCGAGCCGGGCGACACCGGCGTGACCTGGGTCGTCGACCCGATCGACGGCACAGTGAACTACGCCTACGGCATCCCCGCGTACGCCGTGAGCATCGCCGCCGCTACGGGCGACCCCGACCCGAGCCGGTGGGAGGTCGTCGCGGGGGTGGTGCGCAACCCCGCCAGCGGCGAGGAGTTCCACGCGGCGCGCGGTGGGGGAGCGTGGCTCGGCGATGTGCGCCTCGCGGTCAACGACCCCGTCGGCGAGGCCGGGGCGCTGCTCGCGACGGGACTCGGCTACGACCCCGCGACCCACGAGGGCGACCTCTCGCGCGTGATGCGGGTCATGCCGTTGGCGCGCGACATCCGGCGCATCGGTTCCGCCGCGCTCGATCTCTCGTTCGTCGCCGCAGGCCGACTGGACGGGTACTTCGAGCGCGGCATCTGCGCGTGGGACCACGCCGCGGGAGAGCTCCTCGTGCGCGAGGCCGGTGGGGTGTTCCGGCGCTCGCTGAAGTCCGGCGAGACGCGCGCGCTCGTCGTGGCCGCGGGACCGGGTCTCGTGGAGGAGCTTTTCGCGACCGCGCTCGCCGACTGAGCGGGACCGCTCCCACGCCGGACAGGGCGAAGTCAAGCCCCCGCGCTCGATTTGCCCCGCCACGCGGGAACCTGTACATGGCATTCTCAGAGATACCGGGGTAGTGTTTACCCGATTGTTACCTTCGTCGCCCGAACGGCGAGGGTGATCAGAAGCCCGATTGTCCGCCCGTTGCCCCCCGCGAGCGACCAGTACCCGAGAGCCCCCGCGTTTTGCCTTTCGACGCCCCGATGGCTGAGCCTGCGCCCACGCGCCGCTCGAGCCGCCCCGCCTCGTCGCCTACCCAGGCGCGTGCGGAAGCAGCCGGGATCTCGCGCGCCGAAGCGCGTCGTCGTGAAGGAGCGAACGCTCCGGAGCGCCCCGCCATCGTGTGGGGGCGCCCCGCGACGCCCCCTTCCGCAGCAGTTCCCGCCCCCAGCGCGACCGCGTCCACGACTCCGGTCGTTCCTTCGTCGACGGCACCGGCCGAGCCGGTGACCGAGCCGACGGCGACGGATGCCCCATCCGCACCCGCGCGTCGCGCGCGGTCCGCTCGCCGTCCGGTCGACGCGGTCACCGCCGAGACCCCCTCGACGCCGACCGCCGTGCCCCAGGCCGTCGCCGGTTCGACCCCCGCCGCATCGTCGACGGCGCCGATCGCTCCCGCGACGCCCACGACACAGACGACCCCCGCGGGCCGCCCCTCTCGTCGCGCCACTCGCATCGCGCGCGCCGCGACGGGCGAGCAGGGCGTCGTCGCCGTTCCGGGTCCGAAACCCGCGGCCGAGGACCGTCCCGGCGCCCCGCAGCCCGTCGTGGCGGCCGTGCCCGAGCCCGTCATCGAGCCCGAGCCCGTCGACACGGTCATCGCCGTGACGACGAGCACGAGCCCCGTGCCGGTGTCGCCGACGAGCATCGCCGCTCCGGCCGAGCCGGCAGACGAGGTCGCCCAGCAGGCACAGCAGGCCCAGCAGGCACAGCAGGCCCAGGTGCGCGCACGCCGAGCGCGCCGCGCCGCCGAGCGCGCCGCGGCCGCGCCGGTGATCCCCGAGCCGATCCCCATGCCGGCGGCTTCGACCCCGGATGAGCCGGTCGCCGAGCCGGTGGCGGCTGCCGCATCCGTCGAATCCCCCGTTCAACCCGTGATGACTCCGGCTGAGCCGTTCGAGCTTCTCGAGCCCGTCATCGCGGAGCCGACTCCCGTGCACGAGCCCAAGGTCGTCGAGCGCGCCGCGCCCGCCCCTGAGCGGCACGTCGAGGACGAGATCGACGACGTGTTCGAGGTCGCCGCGCGCGTCTTCTCGTTCACAGGCGAGATGCCGGTGCAGAAGGAGTCCGAGCCGAAGGCGGAGCACGCTGAGTCCGATGCGAAGCGGCAGGCGTCATCCGACGACCACGTCGCGCCGCGCCGCTCGCGTCCGACTTCGCGCACCACGATCAAGCGCATCGCAGGGCTGTCGTTCTCGATCGGCGTCATGGGCGTCGTCGGTCTCATGACCGTCGGCATGACGACTCCCGCCGAGGCCGTCGCCGCGATGAACGGCTCCGTGCCCGAGCCTCTGTCGGTTGTCGCGGGCAGTGAGGTCGCAGAGGACGAGCTCGACGCCGATGAGATCCAGGCGTACGTCGCGCCGGCCGAGCTCGAGGCCCTCGCGATCGACCGCCCCGAGGACTACTCGACGATGACGCTCGCAGAGCTGGCGTCGCAGTCCGGCATCCGCAACTTCTCGAACTTCTTCGTCAACGACCCGAACTCGCCGATCCAGTGGCCGTTCGCGGTGGGTGTGCCCATCAGCTACGGCTTCGGCATGCGCTCGGGTCGCATGCACGAGGGCGTCGACTTCACGCCCGGCGCCGGTGCGCCGATCCAGGCGATCGCCGATGGCGTCGTGCGCGTGTCGACGGACTCCGGCGGCGCGTACGGCGTGCACGTCATCATCGATCACGTGATCAACGGTCAGCTGGTGTCGAGCCACTACGCGCACATGCAGTACGGTTCGCGCCGCGTGCAGGCCGGACAGCACGTCACGGTCGGCACGATCCTCGGTCTCACCGGCAACACCGGCCGCTCGTACGGAGCCCACACGCACTTCGAGATTCTTCTCAACGGCACCACCGCGATCGACCCGATTCCGTGGCTCCGCGAGCACGCCGGAGGCTGATCTCGATTAAGCCGGATGCTCCGCCTCTGGTATCCTCTTCTAGTTGCCCGCGTGCGGGTGACACGCCCCGATAGCTCAGTGGCAGAGCACTTCCATGGTAAGGAAGGGGTCGTCAGTTCAATCCTGACTCGGGGCTCGCAGCATCCGTTTCTGTGACCGCGGATGCATCGCGGCAGGGTAGCTCAGTTGGTGAGAGCGCACGACTCATAATCGTGAGGTCGCGGGTTCGAGCCCCGCTCCTGCTACAGATCGAAGGCCCGCCTATTGGCGGGCCTTCGATCGTTCCCGGGGCAGCGGGGAGGAATGGGGCGCGGGCATCAGGCCGTGGTGGGTGCTCATCTCTACCGCAGCTCCGGCCGCGGGCAACCTCTCCCGCATCGCGTCGATCACGCGCTTCACCGCCGGCAGCGGCTCGAGCTCCTAACGCCACGTGAAGTGCGTCGTGATAGCGGGTACGGGGTCGACGAGCGGCTTGAGCACGATGTGATCCGCTGCGACGCGGAGGTTGTACGGCGCAAATATGTAAGGATTACACATATTTGATCGACGCTGGCGCCGCGCCTCCGTCGTCGAAGTTTCGAGAAGAGGACTGCGTATGGGGACGTTCATGTTCGACGACGGGCCGATCAGTCTTCGCCACGAGTTGCGCGCGCTCATGGAGGAGAAGCTGCCTCCCGAGTGGCTTGGTCCCTTCACCGCCGATCCCGAGGACAAGGCGATGAGCGACGCATTCTGTCGTGAGCTCGCGGCGCGTGGACTCCTTGTGCCGGAGTGGCCCGCGGAGTTCGGCGGGAGTGACATGACGTTGGACCGCGGACTCGTCATTCGCGAGGAGATGTGGTCCCACTCCGAGCCGCGCGGTGGTCAGTACTACGGCCCGAACTGGATCGGCCCGGCGATCATGGAGTTCGGTACCGACGAGCAGAGGGCGCTCCACCTATCGCC
Proteins encoded:
- a CDS encoding inositol monophosphatase family protein → MVDARELESIAREVAREAGELAHRLRSAGVAIAATKSALADIVTEADREVEELIRERLAAARPGDGFLGEESGAEPGDTGVTWVVDPIDGTVNYAYGIPAYAVSIAAATGDPDPSRWEVVAGVVRNPASGEEFHAARGGGAWLGDVRLAVNDPVGEAGALLATGLGYDPATHEGDLSRVMRVMPLARDIRRIGSAALDLSFVAAGRLDGYFERGICAWDHAAGELLVREAGGVFRRSLKSGETRALVVAAGPGLVEELFATALAD
- a CDS encoding phytoene desaturase family protein codes for the protein MVAEDSARSHDVVIVGGGHNALVAAAYLARAGRSVIVLERLDHVGGAAVSERPWAGVDARLSRYSYLVSLLPRRIIDGLGLRIQLRRRRYSSYTPDPADPSRGILVDTADAAATAASFARVLGDTAEAARFAGFYDRIGPVAKVLFPAMTEPLRHRSEVRRELGDDGLWEDVFEKPLGRVLRASLDSDIARGIALTDGLIGTFASSDDETLAQNRCFVYHVIGGGTGDWDVPVGGMGRVTGELERAAREAGATLRTNAEVASIDPDGVVTLADGTRVHGSIVLSGVGPAVLERLLADGASPDTAPEGAQIKVNMLLERLPRLRDTNVDPAAAFAGTFHINETMTQLDDAYARAAGGAVPDPLPAEIYCHSLTDPSILGPELRASGAQTLTLFGLHVPHRLVEGREPDAARHELLEAAQRSLDSVLAEPIADCVYIGPDGEPCIEARTTADLEEALGMTGGDIFHGRLSWPWADDDEDLSTPARRWGVATAHERVLMCGSGSRRGGAVSGLGGHSAAMAALEMLGA
- a CDS encoding peptidoglycan DD-metalloendopeptidase family protein; this encodes MTEPTATDAPSAPARRARSARRPVDAVTAETPSTPTAVPQAVAGSTPAASSTAPIAPATPTTQTTPAGRPSRRATRIARAATGEQGVVAVPGPKPAAEDRPGAPQPVVAAVPEPVIEPEPVDTVIAVTTSTSPVPVSPTSIAAPAEPADEVAQQAQQAQQAQQAQVRARRARRAAERAAAAPVIPEPIPMPAASTPDEPVAEPVAAAASVESPVQPVMTPAEPFELLEPVIAEPTPVHEPKVVERAAPAPERHVEDEIDDVFEVAARVFSFTGEMPVQKESEPKAEHAESDAKRQASSDDHVAPRRSRPTSRTTIKRIAGLSFSIGVMGVVGLMTVGMTTPAEAVAAMNGSVPEPLSVVAGSEVAEDELDADEIQAYVAPAELEALAIDRPEDYSTMTLAELASQSGIRNFSNFFVNDPNSPIQWPFAVGVPISYGFGMRSGRMHEGVDFTPGAGAPIQAIADGVVRVSTDSGGAYGVHVIIDHVINGQLVSSHYAHMQYGSRRVQAGQHVTVGTILGLTGNTGRSYGAHTHFEILLNGTTAIDPIPWLREHAGG